CGCTTTTCTTAGTTTATAACAGTTCGGACAATAAAGAAATAAAAACAGCGGGAATCAGCTGTCCCGCTATTAACTACTTAGTGACCTTTTTGATGTAAACATGTAATTGCGGTGATGAAAACGAATACTGTAGACAATTCCCATTGCAAACATATTGCCCATTAACGAACTGCCCCCATAGCTGATGAAGGGTAAAGGAATTCCTGTTATCGGAAGAACCTGAATGGTCATACCGACATTTTGAAAAACATGAAAAGTTAGCATGGAAATGATTCCTGTACACACATATGTATTAAACGGATCATTCGTATCTAAGGCAGTTTTGATTAAATGATAAATTAATAGGAAAAATAGTCCAATGACAATACTCCCGCCTACAAATCCATACTCCTCACCAATTACGCTGAATATAAAGTCTGTATGTCCTTCGGGAATGTATACTTCCCGATTTCCAAAGCCCTTTCCAGTAATCAAACCAGACCCAATGGCACTTAAGGATTTCAATAGGTGATAGCCTGAGCTGCTTGAATGATTAAACGGGTCGAGCCAAGCATAAATGCGGTTAAACTTGTATTGCTGTACATGTAAATACTTTTCCAGGATATCCGGTCTTTGCACGACTAGATAAATAATGAAAGCGCCAAGTGAAGCTCCAGTACTAAACAGGGGTAATATGATCTTCCATGTGATCCCCGAGACTAGAATGAATCCAACTAAGATGGATAATAAGACGAGAGAAGTACCCAGATCATTCTGCTTCATAATAAAGAAGATAGGAACGAATGTGGTGATTCCCAATTTAAGCAATAACCAAAAGTCACTTTTAAATGTTTTCTGCAGATATTTCTCCTGATGCTTGACTGCGACCGAGCTAAGAGCTAAGATTAAAAACGTTTTCACAAACTCTGAAGGCTGAATGGAGCCAACAGGAGTGATAAACCAACTTTTTGCTCCGTTTCT
This Neobacillus sp. YX16 DNA region includes the following protein-coding sequences:
- a CDS encoding FtsW/RodA/SpoVE family cell cycle protein, with the protein product MDNFTKKVDRFDWTLTLILFLFFLVSCVGIYSAQSAGQYDENFLAKQTFWYVVGAAIISITILFDGYQYRRLSWYLYGFGILLLIVILVAPESIAPIRNGAKSWFITPVGSIQPSEFVKTFLILALSSVAVKHQEKYLQKTFKSDFWLLLKLGITTFVPIFFIMKQNDLGTSLVLLSILVGFILVSGITWKIILPLFSTGASLGAFIIYLVVQRPDILEKYLHVQQYKFNRIYAWLDPFNHSSSSGYHLLKSLSAIGSGLITGKGFGNREVYIPEGHTDFIFSVIGEEYGFVGGSIVIGLFFLLIYHLIKTALDTNDPFNTYVCTGIISMLTFHVFQNVGMTIQVLPITGIPLPFISYGGSSLMGNMFAMGIVYSIRFHHRNYMFTSKRSLSS